CTATTTTATAGTTATTAATATCATTTCCTGTTAAGTAAAATACTACAATATAATTGCTTTTGACTTCAACTTTCATCGTAGATGTAACATGGTTATTGAAATCTAAAAAATTATCACTAAATAAAGAAGTTATATTTAATGATTGATTAATTTTATTATTACAACCTGACACTATTAATGTTCTTGTCTCAGTAATTCCTGTGCCAGCGCGAACGCCATAAATAATATTTAAAAATTTGTCATTTATAACACTTACTTTTTTCACATCTTCGACATCACGCACGTAAATAGTGTCTGTAGAATAAGCAATGTATAAGACATGTTTTTTAGCATTTTTTGCTAATTGAAACTGAATTTTATCACCCTTTAGTGATAGCAGGCTATACTTTTGACTTTTAGCAACGTTAATCATCGTCACTATTAGTAGTATAGCAATCATCGAAATTTGTTTTATTTTGGTGTCCATATTCCTCTCGGGTTTTTGAATGAATAAAAGTCTGTGCCATCTATTGTATTAAGAATTGCTTTACCCTTTCTATATAGTTCAAGTGCTGGGCCTCCACCGTTATATCCTGCAGCGTTCCAGTAGTAGGATGGATGTCCATCAGGCATACCAGTGAAATCCGTCCCCCAATTGTCATAGGCTTCTACTGCTCCTTGGTACATAAATTTAAAATCAGGATCATTCTGAATCTCTGAGAGAGACATTCCTTTGGCCTTTTTGTATTGGCCATTAGTAAACCCTTGATATTGGCTTTTTGTCCCAATTCTGTTGATCCAATTGGGGTTATTCAAATTAGTCCCAACAGCATTCATTCTATTTATTAATACACTTCCAATTCCCGCAGCATCTTTTCGTGTTGATGCTTCAGACATTATAATATCAACAAACACTTTAAATCCTACCGGGTAGCCCACCTGATTGGCGTAGGCATTAAGATAAGGCGTATAGATACTTAATGTGTTTACTGGTGAAGCATATATTTTTATGGTTTCATAATAATAAGGGCTAACCCACTTCCCATTAACTTGGATATTAGCATAGGTGCCATTATTGGGGTCATATTCACGATAGCTTCCCAGGTAGCCGCCACTACCGTCCCCCGTCCTCACATCTGGGCCACCCAGCTGGTAGGCAGAATAGTCCAAGTCTGAACCTGACCAAGTTTCTTTTCCTGTTGCAATATCGCGCGGATTCATCAATCGCCCATCAACATAGATAGGCTCATCGCCAGCCGGGTCGTTGAAATTAACAGGGTCATTAGAACTGAAAGCATAGGGACTACTATCGGCGTACGAATCGGCCAGCGGGTCCACGCCCTGGAAGCGCCCGGTGGTAGGGTCATAGTTGCGGTAGAACGTGCTGTAAACGCCGCCTTCACTACCCAGCAGGGCATCGTCTACAGTCGAGCCGCCATTGAACTGCTCCTTGCTGACCTGGGGCTGGGCCAGCGTATTGACGGCCACCCCACTCAGGGGCAAGCCAAAGGGGTAGTAGTGCTGCTCCTGGGTCACCAGCAGCCCCTGTTGGGGCTGGCGTATCGTCACGGAGTCAAAGTACACCGGCTGGCTCCCATCGTTAAGTAGCTGCACCTCCACGTAGCCCGCCTTTTCGGCCACCCCCGACAGGTCGGGCGTGCCGAAAAGTCATATGATTTATACTTTAATTATATAATAATTGAATATTTAAGGGTATTTTTCAATTCCTCAAAATTATCGAACCCGTTGGATAGGAAATAAATGTTTGTTATAATACCATTAGAGAAAACACTGGCCTCCCATATATTACCAGCGCCTTTAAAAGAACTACTTTCTAGTCTATTAAACTCTATAATCTTAGAGGCATTTATAATTAACTCCTTCTTAAAAAACCAGCGTGTAGTGATAAATGTCCATGAATTTTTATCGACACTACAGGCACTAACGACTTTATTTATATAGTTGCCACTAATAAATAAAGGGAAATAATATAGATAGACAAAAATACCAGAATAAAAGGCCGTTAGGTAAAGTGAAAAATAAGGTCGAAAGCCAATCATATGGTATAGCCAGTAAAATACAAGGATTAAGCCCAGTGGCCCTATGCGAAACATAAGTCTCTTGGGAGAGCGTTTTCGTGTTTCTATATATACCTTTTGAAAGTTATTGCAATGAAAATTTTCCATGTTTTCTATTTTCCAGAAAGATTTTTTGTTGAATTATAGGTATCGTATGCAGCACTTGCAGTAGAGAAGCCTCCTTCAACTATCCCAATGCTGGCACGAGTTTAGGCGAAGCCCTAACTTGTGCCTTTTATAACGTGGAGGTTTTACCTCCACTGCTGCGCCAGCGGCAAGGCGGGACCGCACTGCCAGGGTCATTCCGGCAGCTCGTTCTATGGGAGGCACAGCCTCCCCCGAAAAATCGGCACGAGTTACGCTACGCTAAACTCGCGCCAGTTGAGGTTGACAAGGAAGCAAGGTATGAATAAAATTGTATTTATATAATAAAATTATCATATTTTACCATTCTGACGTGCGCGTCCATACAACTGCCTTGGAAGACTGTTTGCAAGCGGCCTTTTACTGTAAAGACTGAATAAATAACTGTAAGTCGGGTTTTGTAAATTGAAATAGTTAAGCGGATTAATGCCTTTGTTAAGCATAAAACACATGGTTATGCTGGCTTCTATCATATCATATGGGTATGCTGAAAGAAACTCTAGATGCTCAACATTGTATAGAGCAGTTTCAAAATAAGGCCGTAGCGCAAGGTTTTTAGTATATAATGTGGCCCCTGGTCGAGGTTGATGCGAAATAATCATTCTATCAGCTATTGTACCTTCTGGCACACGCAAGTCTGGCAATTCCTCATCTTCGGAAAGAATTGGTACTTCACCTATAATCTGCCATCGCTGTTCCCGCATGATTGCTAGGCGGCCTGCAAGCAGAATTGGCTGCATCAGATAACTGGTTAATTTGGCAGTGTTTATCTCGTCAGCATTTAAAGAATGATAATCATAAACTTTAATCAAGTCTGGATAAGAGTTGTTGTTCGCTATATGAAGGACGTTTATGTATTTAGCGTATGCAAATCCCCAACCGTGCAAGAGAGGAATACGTAAAACATGACCGGATTTGAGTCTTTTTGCCATGATTAAAAATTTTGTAAATATCGCACAGCTTCTCGGTAGTATTCAGCCATCCGTGGATTTTTGACTCCAATACCATTGATTATATTATCTAGATTCTTTAATCCATATTGGTCAATTTTAATTTGTTCAAGACCGCGTGCTGCACTGCGAGACAATCCGGAGAATACCTCTTCTAAAGCAAATGCTCTTCCGTTTGCTACATGCTGAGCAACTCGTGCAGCATAGTTTTTTGTTAGTCCCCAATAGACAATCTTTCCATCACGAACTCCTTGATAGACGCTATATGCACCTTTAACCACTTTTAATTCAGGTGCCGGCCCAGTTATTCCAAGGTCAGGAACAGTTGCATATGCTATATGCGGATCGCCTTTAAAGTCGAGTTGATCAAGAACAACGTCGAGCCAATACTCGCTATTGGTAACCCGTTCGCCGAAATCTTTGCCATAATAATTGACATCCGACTTTATATAGTTGCTATCGACCCTTAGCTCCCATTTAATGCTTTCAGTAGTCCATTTCTCCCCGGTCCCTTCAATTATTGGGTTTCGATTTTTGTCATAACCGACTCTTTGTTGAGCCTCATGTACCTGCGTAGATATAATGTATGTTCCAACATAGTTTCCATTAACTCCTGGTCCTTGCGGTATTCCAATTCCGCCCATTTGGAATGCTTGCCATTCCAAAGCTGAGCCACTCCAAGTTTCCTGTCCTGTGACGACGCTCCGTTGGTTTATTACCCTTCCATTCATGATGATAGGGTCGTCTCCATCAGGGTCACTAAAGTTAACTGGGTCATTAAAACTGAAAGCATAAGGGCTGGCATCCGCATACTTCTCAGCCAGGGGGTCGACGCCCTGGAAGCGCCCCGTGGTGGGGTCATAGTTGCGGTAGAACGTGCTGTAAACGCCGCCTTCACTACCCAGCAGGGCATCGTCTACAGTCGAGCCGCCATTGAACTGCTCCTTGCTGACCTGGGGCTGGGCCAGCGTATTGACGGCCACCCCACTCAGGGGCAAGCCAAAGGGGTAGTAGTGCTGCTCCTGGGTCACCAGCAGCCCCTGTTGGGGCTGGCGTATCGTCACGGAGTCAAAGTACACCGGCTGGCTCCCATCGTTAAGTAGCTGCACCTCTACGTAGCCCGCCTTTTCGGCCACCCCCGACAGGTCGGGCTGGACTTCAAAGCGCAGCTTAGCCCAGCCCAGGCTTCCCGTTGGGGCTGGTTGTTGCCATTGGGTGAGCAGCTGATTCTGCGCATTGTATACCCGCACGGCCACGTAGGCCGCGACATTTTCCATGACCGGATGAAAGGCCAGGGAGGACGTCGAGGCAGGTGGCGCCAGCGGTGGCGAAGCCGCTTTGCCAACCAGGCGAGCCAGCAGGCCCGTCACACTGAGCTGCACGCCTACCACGGGCCGGGAAGGCCCGGCCCCGGCCTCGTGGCCCCTAAAAGAGGGCCCTGTCGTGAGGGAGGGGGCCAGCAGCCAGACGGGTTTGGTTTGCAGGCCCGTTGGCAGGGGCGGCTCAGGCCCCGGGGTCGGGTCGGGGCTGGGGGCCGCCTGGACAGCGGTATTGTAGTACAGACTTACCTGCAGCTTATCGCCCTGCACCATCGGAATGCGCGTCGAAGGCCCCGGCTGCCCTGCCGACACGGCGGCGGCATAGGCGCCCGCATCCTGGCCGGGGCCGTGATACGAGATGCCAGCGGGGCCCTGCGAAGACGCTACGTGCTGAAAGAGTGGGTAGTCGCCTTCCTCCCGGCTGGGGTCTTCCATGGCCAGGTGCAGCACCTCATCCTGCCGCGCCCGAAAGGCGACGCGCAGGTTGCCCAGGTGGTCGCGCAGGTGGTACTCATACACTAAATGGGCGGGGGTAAGCTGCAAGGCCACGGCCCGGCCTTCGGGGGTGGGCACCGAGCGCAGTCCAAAGCCATTCCAGGCGGTAGAGGACTCATATACGAAGCCATCCACGAAATACTCCGTCTTGACCGTTGTGGTAGTGGTGACCTTGCGCACCACGGTGCCCGCCGCATCGTAGGTGTAGGCAATGGTGCCGCCGCCTACAGTCTGCTTACTTACCTTGTTGAGGGTATTGTACTGGAAGCTGGCGTTTTTGTGGCCATCCTGCGTCACGCTGCCATTGGCATCATACGCATAGGCGCTGGAGCTGCCGTTGCCAAAGCCCCGGGGGTCCTGCTGGTTGTCGTAAGCGCTCAGTAATTGGTTGCCCTGTGTGGCTGTGGGGCCATAGTTGAGCGCCAGGTTATCAATCTGCTCCACGGCCGCGGTCGCCGAGGCCTGCGTAAAGCGCTGCACGGTCAGCAGGTTGCCATTGGCATCGTAGGTCATGTTCTTCTCGTCGTAGGCGCCCGTTTCCAGCGCGTACGCATCCTGGGGCCGGCTGCGGGCCGCGTAGGTGGCATCGGTGAGGCGGCCCAGCCCATCGTAGCCGAAGCGGTAGCGGCGCTCGCGCTCGGGCTGGTTTTGCTGGGCGGCGTTGTGGGCCGTCCAGCTCACGGCCGAGATGCCCCCGTCGTAGCGGGGCGCATTGCCCGTGGCGTTGGCCTGCTCGCGCACCAGCTCCAGGCCGAACAGGTCATTTTCGGGATTGGTCGTCAGGTCGCTGTGATTGATGCTACTCAGCTGCCCATGCAGGTTGTAGGCAAAATCCTCGGTTTGCAGAAACGTCGCTCCCGCGTTCGTACTGTGCAGCCTCTTCTGAGTCAGTTCTCCCAGGCCGGTATACGTGCTGCTGCTGACCAGTACTTCCGGCTCCAGATTGCCCTGCGTCTGGTTTTGCTGCCAGGTTTGCAGTAAATGGCCAACCGCGTCATAGGTAAACCGGTTGCGGATGACGACGGGCGTAGCGCCGCCATACTCCTGCTTTTTAATCGTTTTCAGCACCTGCGGTACGAAGCCCTGCTCGCGGTAAACCAGGGTGGTGACGTCGAGCAGGCTGGCACTGGGCTGCAACAGGTTATTGCCCTGCTTCTGAATGAGGTTACCGTACTGGTCGTAAAACAGGGCGGTGGTTAGCCAGTCGCCGTACTGGCCATCGGGGGCCACGAGCCGGCGGCGCGTGACGGTGGCCAGGCCCCGCGTCTGGGTAGTGGCTGTAGGCTGCTCGGCCGTGCTCAATTCCGGTGCCGAGCGATAAGTGTAGTCCGGCTGCCCATCCGCGTTCAGGTCGTAGTCGTCGAAGAAGGAGAGCGCGAGCAGCGTGCCCGACGCGCCGTCCTGCACCACCGGAAACGTGTTGCTGGTAGTGTAGCTGCCTCCACTGCGGGTCTCATAGTCCAGGGACGGTGCAAACTGGTCGGCCGCGGCCTGCACATCCGAGCGCTGGCGGCTGTCGGACCAGAGGCCTTCCACCACGGCCCGGTTCTGGGCGTCGAACTTGGTAAACAGCCACTGATTGCTGGCCCGATGCGTGCCATCTTGCACGAGAACAGGCCGGTCGAAGGAATCATACACCAGGTACACGGCCGCCGCGCCCGGAAACTTGCGCTCTACGACCCTGCCCCGGTCATCGTAGGTATACTGGTAGAGCCAGCGGTCTTTAAAGCCAGCATCCTGGATGTTCCACTGCCCCGAGCTGGTTAGTGCCTGGATGGCCGCGGGCGGGATGACCAGCTGCACGTAGCCGGCATCGGTGTAGACAGTATAGGTATCGTAAGTACCCGCCCCCGCCCCGCTGGCCACAACTTTGCGCTGGAGCACTACCCGGCCCAGCTGGTCCTTGAAGACTTCCGTGCGGCGGTTGTCGGGGTCGAGCGAAATCTCTTTTGTTAGCTGCCCTTCCGGGTAAAACTGGGTGCCGTCGAAGCCCTGCCAGTGGCGCACCTCGGTAGCCGTATTACTGGCATAGCTCAGGCGGGTAGTGTGTCCCGTCCAGGCCTGGCCGCTTTGGGTTTGCTCCAGCGGCCGGCCCAGCGGTGAAGCCTCGGTCGTGGTCGTACTGAATGGCTGGCTGTCCTTCGGAGCATAATAGGCCGTTTGTTTAGCAGAAGCCGCGGGCTCATAATAACCGGGTGTCTTGGTGGCTGAAGGAACCGAAAAAGGCAGGAAGGATTGAGCTGCCGTGGGGCTGCCTTCATAGCTAAGGTGCTGCACTATGTCTTCCTGGGCCGGGCCGGCCTGTACGGTCAGCTGCTGGATAGGCTGTCCCAGGCTGTTGGCATACGTCACGGTTTGCTGCCGCTCAGTGGGACCCAGCTTGATAAGCTGCGTGGGGTCCGTCACGCCGGGCTTGAGAACGGTGAGGGTACTGGTATAGGTGAGCGGCTGTTGGTTAACCTGCTGTCCGGCCAGGGCATCCAGCACCTCTACCGGAGCGGACTCGTCCTCGGGGCTCGTGCCCCCGGCCAGGCGTACGGTGTAGCTGCCGGCCGTGTAAACCGTCAGTTGGGCGGAGGTCTCCCCTGCTACCGGCTGCCCGTTGAGTAGCCAGGTGTAAGG
The sequence above is drawn from the Hymenobacter baengnokdamensis genome and encodes:
- a CDS encoding RHS repeat-associated core domain-containing protein, with amino-acid sequence MTIRQPQQGLLVTQEQHYYPFGLPLSGVAVNTLAQPQVSKEQFNGGSTVDDALLGSEGGVYSTFYRNYDPTTGRFQGVDPLADSYADSSPYAFSSNDPVNFNDPAGDEPIYVDGRLMNPRDIATGKETWSGSDLDYSAYQLGGPDVRTGDGSGGYLGSYREYDPNNGTYANIQVNGKWVSPYYYETIKIYASPVNTLSIYTPYLNAYANQVGYPVGFKVFVDIIMSEASTRKDAAGIGSVLINRMNAVGTNLNNPNWINRIGTKSQYQGFTNGQYKKAKGMSLSEIQNDPDFKFMYQGAVEAYDNWGTDFTGMPDGHPSYYWNAAGYNGGGPALELYRKGKAILNTIDGTDFYSFKNPRGIWTPK
- a CDS encoding DUF6443 domain-containing protein → MTLLSNGQVQVGAYDYPDNRSVKSEVYVLTYQLPSSPCQQTYSLSFTVTVGTQASAVVGGTERFGPGSVNLTISNYNAAYTYTWYEDATSATLASGSSSGATFTTPSLTQSRDYYLAVTDCQQNARVPVHVLLRRVQLLIAGVVPTQPVALAYGTGLTLQANPANAGPYTWLLNGQPVAGETSAQLTVYTAGSYTVRLAGGTSPEDESAPVEVLDALAGQQVNQQPLTYTSTLTVLKPGVTDPTQLIKLGPTERQQTVTYANSLGQPIQQLTVQAGPAQEDIVQHLSYEGSPTAAQSFLPFSVPSATKTPGYYEPAASAKQTAYYAPKDSQPFSTTTTEASPLGRPLEQTQSGQAWTGHTTRLSYASNTATEVRHWQGFDGTQFYPEGQLTKEISLDPDNRRTEVFKDQLGRVVLQRKVVASGAGAGTYDTYTVYTDAGYVQLVIPPAAIQALTSSGQWNIQDAGFKDRWLYQYTYDDRGRVVERKFPGAAAVYLVYDSFDRPVLVQDGTHRASNQWLFTKFDAQNRAVVEGLWSDSRQRSDVQAAADQFAPSLDYETRSGGSYTTSNTFPVVQDGASGTLLALSFFDDYDLNADGQPDYTYRSAPELSTAEQPTATTQTRGLATVTRRRLVAPDGQYGDWLTTALFYDQYGNLIQKQGNNLLQPSASLLDVTTLVYREQGFVPQVLKTIKKQEYGGATPVVIRNRFTYDAVGHLLQTWQQNQTQGNLEPEVLVSSSTYTGLGELTQKRLHSTNAGATFLQTEDFAYNLHGQLSSINHSDLTTNPENDLFGLELVREQANATGNAPRYDGGISAVSWTAHNAAQQNQPERERRYRFGYDGLGRLTDATYAARSRPQDAYALETGAYDEKNMTYDANGNLLTVQRFTQASATAAVEQIDNLALNYGPTATQGNQLLSAYDNQQDPRGFGNGSSSAYAYDANGSVTQDGHKNASFQYNTLNKVSKQTVGGGTIAYTYDAAGTVVRKVTTTTTVKTEYFVDGFVYESSTAWNGFGLRSVPTPEGRAVALQLTPAHLVYEYHLRDHLGNLRVAFRARQDEVLHLAMEDPSREEGDYPLFQHVASSQGPAGISYHGPGQDAGAYAAAVSAGQPGPSTRIPMVQGDKLQVSLYYNTAVQAAPSPDPTPGPEPPLPTGLQTKPVWLLAPSLTTGPSFRGHEAGAGPSRPVVGVQLSVTGLLARLVGKAASPPLAPPASTSSLAFHPVMENVAAYVAVRVYNAQNQLLTQWQQPAPTGSLGWAKLRFEVQPDLSGVAEKAGYVEVQLLNDGSQPVYFDSVTIRQPQQGLLVTQEQHYYPFGLPLSGVAVNTLAQPQVSKEQFNGGSTVDDALLGSEGGVYSTFYRNYDPTTGRFQGVDPLAEKYADASPYAFSFNDPVNFSDPDGDDPIIMNGRVINQRSVVTGQETWSGSALEWQAFQMGGIGIPQGPGVNGNYVGTYIISTQVHEAQQRVGYDKNRNPIIEGTGEKWTTESIKWELRVDSNYIKSDVNYYGKDFGERVTNSEYWLDVVLDQLDFKGDPHIAYATVPDLGITGPAPELKVVKGAYSVYQGVRDGKIVYWGLTKNYAARVAQHVANGRAFALEEVFSGLSRSAARGLEQIKIDQYGLKNLDNIINGIGVKNPRMAEYYREAVRYLQNF
- a CDS encoding Imm26 family immunity protein; protein product: MAKRLKSGHVLRIPLLHGWGFAYAKYINVLHIANNNSYPDLIKVYDYHSLNADEINTAKLTSYLMQPILLAGRLAIMREQRWQIIGEVPILSEDEELPDLRVPEGTIADRMIISHQPRPGATLYTKNLALRPYFETALYNVEHLEFLSAYPYDMIEASITMCFMLNKGINPLNYFNLQNPTYSYLFSLYSKRPLANSLPRQLYGRARQNGKI